From a region of the Rathayibacter sp. VKM Ac-2804 genome:
- a CDS encoding amidase: MFELHHLSAQEQWDWLQRGEITPLELTEHYLARIERWNGELGAFTTVTADTARARAAALDSVPRTALLWGLPSGDKDLWRRAGVRTTFGSRLRESFVPDASDEIVQVLDAAGAISLGKTAAPEFGMPSYTENRVGPPTVTPWDTSLGAGGSSGGAAAAVAAGLLPFAPGSDGGGSIRIPAAACGLVGLKPSRGRVPALSGVGGVGGLVVAGPLTRSVADAGMLLEGMLERRNGVVPQRTALAAPGDGDGSFLGAAVRGEGRFQIGVLTASPWDEEYDIGLAPEARAALDEGIAALSALGHGLDDALLPPSAAYPDAFRMLWQSGASTLPIEGDELELLEPLTQWLIREGRKRSAREIVEAAGVLSAYERAVIAAFAPFDAILTPSMTMTPRPVGWYDAEDPEHDFEQQVRYTPYTSFVNVSGLPAIALPLSVTADGLPMGIQLIGRPGGEAVLLSIGAQLERRARWQRRHPPQW; the protein is encoded by the coding sequence ATGTTCGAACTCCACCACCTCAGCGCTCAGGAGCAGTGGGACTGGCTGCAGCGCGGCGAGATCACCCCGCTCGAGCTGACCGAGCACTACCTCGCCCGCATCGAGCGCTGGAACGGCGAGCTCGGCGCCTTCACCACCGTGACCGCGGACACGGCGCGTGCCCGCGCGGCCGCGCTCGACTCCGTCCCGCGCACCGCGCTGCTCTGGGGACTGCCGAGCGGCGACAAGGACCTCTGGCGCCGGGCCGGCGTGCGCACCACCTTCGGGTCGAGGCTGCGGGAGTCGTTCGTGCCCGATGCGTCGGACGAGATCGTCCAGGTGCTCGACGCCGCGGGCGCGATCAGCCTGGGCAAGACGGCCGCCCCCGAGTTCGGGATGCCCTCCTACACCGAGAACCGGGTCGGGCCGCCGACGGTCACTCCGTGGGACACCTCGCTCGGAGCGGGCGGCTCCAGCGGGGGCGCGGCGGCCGCGGTCGCCGCCGGTCTGCTCCCGTTCGCGCCCGGCTCCGACGGCGGCGGCTCGATCCGCATCCCCGCCGCGGCCTGCGGCCTGGTCGGCCTGAAGCCCTCGCGCGGGCGGGTGCCGGCGCTGTCCGGCGTGGGGGGAGTGGGCGGCCTCGTCGTCGCCGGACCGCTGACGCGCTCGGTCGCCGACGCCGGCATGCTGCTGGAGGGGATGCTCGAGCGCCGCAACGGCGTCGTCCCGCAGCGCACGGCGCTGGCCGCGCCGGGCGACGGCGACGGCTCCTTCCTCGGCGCCGCGGTGCGCGGGGAGGGCCGCTTCCAGATCGGCGTGCTGACCGCCTCGCCGTGGGACGAGGAGTACGACATCGGGCTCGCCCCGGAGGCGCGCGCCGCCCTGGACGAGGGGATCGCGGCTCTCTCGGCGCTCGGCCACGGACTCGATGACGCGCTGCTGCCGCCGTCCGCCGCCTACCCCGACGCCTTCCGGATGCTCTGGCAGAGCGGGGCGTCGACGCTCCCGATCGAGGGCGACGAGCTCGAGCTGCTCGAGCCGCTCACGCAGTGGCTGATCCGCGAGGGGCGGAAGCGCTCGGCGCGCGAGATCGTCGAGGCCGCGGGGGTGCTCTCCGCCTACGAGCGCGCGGTGATCGCCGCCTTCGCGCCGTTCGACGCGATCCTCACCCCGTCGATGACGATGACCCCGCGACCGGTCGGCTGGTACGACGCCGAGGATCCGGAGCACGACTTCGAGCAGCAGGTGCGCTACACGCCGTACACCTCGTTCGTGAACGTGAGCGGGCTGCCCGCTATCGCGCTGCCGTTGAGCGTCACGGCGGACGGGCTGCCGATGGGGATCCAGCTGATCGGGCGCCCCGGCGGCGAGGCCGTGCTGCTCTCGATCGGCGCGCAGCTCGAGCGGCGGGCGCGCTGGCAGCGGCGGCACCCGCCGCAGTGGTGA
- a CDS encoding SIP domain-containing protein, whose amino-acid sequence MFEGRDGSEPVDVKQFLIAGDETVVPWIQSMLDALPANARGQVFVEVDDARGLPPLSAPGRVCVTWLGRSQRSGAPGTGLACARGVALDRAVRAWMGEMSVVDGDYPWADDRHDFCAWVGGEGAVVAELAADVEARLRVSAEHAAR is encoded by the coding sequence ATGTTCGAGGGACGAGACGGCTCGGAGCCGGTCGACGTCAAGCAGTTCCTGATCGCGGGCGACGAGACCGTCGTGCCGTGGATCCAGAGCATGCTCGACGCCCTGCCCGCCAACGCACGGGGCCAGGTCTTCGTCGAGGTGGATGACGCCCGCGGCCTGCCGCCGCTGTCGGCCCCCGGCCGCGTCTGCGTCACCTGGCTCGGCCGCTCGCAGCGCTCCGGCGCTCCTGGCACCGGTCTCGCCTGCGCGCGCGGCGTCGCGCTCGACCGCGCGGTGCGCGCCTGGATGGGCGAGATGTCCGTCGTCGACGGCGACTACCCGTGGGCCGACGACCGGCACGACTTCTGCGCCTGGGTCGGCGGAGAGGGCGCCGTCGTGGCGGAGCTCGCCGCCGACGTCGAGGCTCGCCTGCGCGTCTCCGCGGAGCACGCCGCTCGCTGA
- a CDS encoding siderophore-interacting protein, with translation MPPLTEAPARPAYRPYLATVARAVRIAPHFIRITLTGDDLGSVGCTGPDQRIKLVVPTPTSSAHDFMGSVADESGPDGLAPDWYTRWRELPDELRNPLRTYTIRAARPEQAEVDVDFVAHGDTGPASAWVESARVGAQVVIIAPDTRSELAGGGVEWHPGAATTLLMAGDETAVPAISAILESLPASATGAAFLEVPSAEDRLPLRHPEGVRVHWLVRSWTTPGAQLGESVRGWATRFLTAHHRGVEVSDVDVDSGILWEVPAERTDPGLYAWIAGEAGAIKLIRRCLVTELGVDRTRVAFMGYWRTGRSEAN, from the coding sequence GTGCCTCCGCTGACCGAAGCCCCCGCCCGCCCGGCCTACCGGCCGTACCTCGCGACCGTCGCCCGCGCGGTCCGGATCGCGCCGCACTTCATCCGGATCACGCTGACCGGTGACGACCTCGGTTCGGTCGGCTGCACCGGCCCGGACCAGCGGATCAAGCTGGTCGTGCCGACGCCGACCTCGAGCGCGCACGACTTCATGGGCTCGGTGGCGGACGAGAGCGGACCGGACGGCCTCGCTCCCGACTGGTACACCCGCTGGCGCGAGCTGCCGGACGAGCTGCGGAACCCGCTGCGCACCTACACGATCCGCGCGGCCCGCCCTGAGCAGGCCGAGGTCGACGTCGACTTCGTCGCGCACGGCGACACCGGTCCCGCCTCCGCCTGGGTGGAGTCGGCCCGCGTCGGCGCGCAGGTCGTCATCATCGCGCCCGACACCCGCTCGGAGCTCGCCGGCGGCGGCGTCGAGTGGCACCCGGGCGCCGCGACGACCCTCCTGATGGCGGGCGACGAGACGGCGGTCCCGGCGATCAGCGCGATCCTCGAGAGCCTTCCGGCGTCCGCGACCGGCGCCGCCTTCCTCGAGGTGCCGAGCGCGGAGGACCGCCTGCCGCTGCGGCACCCCGAGGGGGTCCGCGTGCACTGGCTGGTGCGCTCCTGGACGACGCCGGGCGCGCAGCTCGGCGAGTCCGTGCGCGGCTGGGCCACCCGGTTCCTCACCGCGCACCACCGCGGTGTGGAGGTGTCGGACGTGGACGTGGACAGCGGGATCCTCTGGGAGGTGCCCGCCGAGCGGACCGACCCCGGGCTCTACGCCTGGATCGCCGGCGAGGCGGGAGCGATCAAGCTGATCCGCCGCTGCCTCGTGACCGAGCTCGGTGTCGATCGGACGCGCGTCGCGTTCATGGGCTACTGGCGGACGGGCCGCTCCGAGGCCAACTAG
- a CDS encoding Fe-S oxidoreductase encodes MSALRRAVAVVALDPAITRPGYLFACAVGLAWGALWSTGPIERRNGLVVFTGLPSWAFGRGGSCVGTSYLTGTNASDGVLEHEAVHKEQWRTYGMWFPLLYFVAGRDALQNRFEIEAGLEKGGYVRGR; translated from the coding sequence GTGAGCGCCCTGCGGCGCGCGGTCGCGGTCGTCGCCCTCGACCCGGCGATCACCCGGCCCGGCTACCTCTTCGCCTGCGCGGTCGGGCTGGCCTGGGGCGCGCTCTGGAGCACGGGCCCGATCGAGCGCCGCAACGGGCTCGTCGTCTTCACCGGTCTGCCCTCGTGGGCGTTCGGCCGCGGCGGCTCCTGCGTCGGCACGAGCTACCTGACCGGCACCAACGCGTCGGACGGCGTGCTGGAGCACGAGGCGGTGCACAAGGAGCAGTGGCGCACCTACGGGATGTGGTTCCCGCTGCTGTACTTCGTCGCCGGGCGCGATGCGCTGCAGAACCGCTTCGAGATCGAGGCCGGGCTGGAGAAGGGCGGCTACGTCCGTGGTCGCTGA
- a CDS encoding family 1 glycosylhydrolase, producing the protein MSEDAARGRDRQQVRAETARFDDPRELGRLLPAGLRIGLAQSAFQTEGSLEAGGRGRSVWDDFALRRGTIAEEATPEFATDFVLRWREDLALLVDLGVDELRLSISWTRLQPDGRGPIDRGGLGFYDRLLDELAGAGLRIALTLQHRDTPSALSGGWMNRDTAFRFGDVAFEIGSRLGDRVADWITLDQPSTVFLEGYALKNQAPGAGRLFSALPALHHQLLGHAVAVEALRSADLAGRIGLVDAQAVVEPASESERDGAWAALADVLQNRLVADAVLTGAYPAGPEELPPFLAPLAGVDPVDLARIGAPLDFYGVAPLAPQRIAAGRDPSLPTGPGAPPALPFHARPWPELDRTGDGSPFAPWAPVSVLRGLVERYGDRLPPLVLTELGASYPDLPDRQGEIVDTERIRWLGAHLGALAEAVHEGLPLEAVQLWTLVDAFEWEHGYTRPHGLVALDSRSRDRVPKASFDWLRRVLDERS; encoded by the coding sequence ATGAGCGAGGACGCAGCGCGCGGACGCGATCGGCAGCAGGTGCGCGCCGAGACCGCGCGCTTCGACGATCCACGGGAGCTGGGGCGACTGCTGCCGGCGGGTCTGCGGATCGGGCTCGCGCAGAGCGCGTTCCAGACCGAGGGATCGCTCGAAGCGGGCGGGCGCGGCCGCTCCGTCTGGGACGACTTCGCGCTGCGGCGCGGAACGATCGCCGAGGAGGCGACGCCCGAGTTCGCCACCGACTTCGTCCTGCGCTGGCGCGAGGACCTGGCCCTGCTGGTCGACCTCGGCGTCGACGAGCTGCGGCTCTCGATCTCCTGGACCCGGCTGCAGCCCGACGGGCGCGGGCCGATCGACCGCGGCGGGCTCGGCTTCTACGACCGCCTGCTCGACGAGCTGGCCGGGGCCGGACTCCGGATCGCGCTCACGCTGCAGCACCGGGACACCCCCTCCGCGCTCAGCGGCGGCTGGATGAACCGCGACACGGCCTTCCGCTTCGGCGACGTCGCCTTCGAGATCGGCTCGCGGCTCGGCGACCGGGTGGCGGACTGGATCACGCTGGATCAGCCGTCGACCGTCTTCCTCGAGGGCTACGCGCTGAAGAACCAGGCGCCGGGTGCCGGCCGGCTGTTCAGCGCGCTGCCCGCCCTGCACCACCAGCTGCTCGGGCACGCCGTCGCGGTCGAGGCGCTCCGCTCCGCCGATCTCGCCGGTCGCATCGGCCTCGTCGACGCGCAGGCCGTGGTCGAGCCGGCCAGCGAGTCGGAGCGGGACGGCGCGTGGGCGGCGCTCGCCGACGTCCTGCAGAACCGGCTCGTGGCGGATGCCGTCCTCACCGGCGCCTACCCGGCCGGGCCGGAGGAGCTGCCGCCGTTCCTCGCGCCGCTCGCGGGCGTCGATCCGGTCGACCTCGCCCGCATCGGCGCCCCTCTCGACTTCTACGGCGTCGCGCCGCTCGCGCCGCAGCGGATCGCCGCGGGTCGCGATCCGTCGCTGCCGACCGGGCCGGGCGCTCCGCCGGCGCTGCCCTTCCACGCGCGGCCCTGGCCCGAGCTCGACCGCACCGGCGACGGCTCGCCGTTCGCGCCCTGGGCGCCGGTGTCGGTGCTGCGTGGCCTCGTCGAGCGCTACGGTGACCGGCTGCCGCCGCTGGTGCTGACCGAGCTGGGCGCGAGCTACCCGGACCTGCCGGACCGGCAGGGCGAGATCGTGGACACGGAGCGGATCCGCTGGCTGGGCGCGCATCTCGGCGCGCTCGCCGAGGCGGTCCACGAGGGGCTGCCGCTCGAGGCGGTCCAGCTCTGGACCCTCGTGGACGCCTTCGAGTGGGAGCACGGCTACACGCGGCCGCACGGACTCGTGGCGCTCGACTCCCGCAGCCGCGACCGCGTCCCGAAGGCCTCCTTCGACTGGCTGCGGAGGGTGCTGGACGAGCGCTCCTGA
- a CDS encoding SDR family NAD(P)-dependent oxidoreductase, with amino-acid sequence MVADQTGRVVVLTGASSGIGRVAAGALAAAGARVAVVGRNPERTRAVAEEIGGDPFVADFDRLDDVRDLAAALLARYDGIDVLANNAGGLVSHRGETVDGHERTIQSNHLAPFLLTRLLLPRLIETGRERPGARVIGTASAAHRIGRLSLDDLDRRRGPWLGGWRAYGTSKLATILFVRELAERLLPTAVDAYSFHPGVVATGFGADSRLMSLLSLSGSPGISAEAGAVPLITLASESDVGAASGSYFDGLRPDGAVAAQARERQLGRDLWTLSSRLVGVPTAL; translated from the coding sequence GTGGTCGCTGATCAGACGGGGCGCGTCGTCGTCCTCACCGGAGCCAGCTCCGGGATCGGCCGGGTCGCGGCCGGTGCGCTGGCCGCGGCCGGCGCCCGAGTCGCCGTCGTCGGCAGGAACCCCGAGCGGACCCGCGCGGTCGCCGAGGAGATCGGCGGCGATCCGTTCGTCGCCGACTTCGACCGCCTCGACGACGTGCGCGACCTCGCCGCGGCCCTGCTCGCCCGCTACGACGGCATCGACGTGCTCGCGAACAACGCCGGCGGTCTCGTCTCGCACCGCGGCGAGACGGTCGACGGGCACGAGCGGACGATCCAGAGCAATCACCTGGCCCCGTTCCTGCTGACGCGGCTCCTGCTCCCCCGCCTGATCGAGACGGGCCGCGAGCGTCCCGGCGCACGGGTGATCGGCACCGCGAGCGCCGCCCACCGGATCGGCCGGCTCTCGCTCGACGACCTCGACCGCCGGCGCGGGCCGTGGCTGGGCGGCTGGCGCGCCTACGGCACCTCGAAGCTCGCCACGATCCTGTTCGTCCGAGAGCTGGCCGAGCGCCTGCTGCCGACCGCCGTCGACGCCTACTCGTTCCACCCGGGCGTCGTCGCGACGGGCTTCGGCGCCGACTCGCGCCTGATGTCGCTGCTGTCGCTGAGCGGGTCGCCGGGCATCTCGGCCGAGGCGGGCGCCGTCCCGCTGATCACACTCGCGTCCGAGTCCGACGTCGGCGCGGCGAGCGGCAGCTACTTCGACGGGCTCCGGCCGGACGGCGCCGTCGCCGCGCAGGCGCGCGAGCGCCAGCTCGGCCGGGACCTCTGGACGCTCTCCAGCCGCCTGGTCGGCGTGCCCACCGCGCTCTGA
- a CDS encoding transferase: protein MSKGRGVRGADEEIVYRRHANGRGMVAPGSRVSASAYVETGAYVEPGATVGERAWIGAGSWVDRDAMIGHSAFIGANVHVGPEAIIGPGAHIGSYSRIGGSAVVATGARVDRDTVLTPGSRFGTDDGVREIGRRAA, encoded by the coding sequence ATGAGCAAGGGGCGGGGAGTGCGCGGCGCCGACGAGGAGATCGTCTACCGCCGGCACGCGAACGGACGCGGCATGGTCGCTCCGGGATCGCGCGTCTCCGCGTCGGCGTACGTCGAGACGGGCGCCTACGTCGAACCCGGCGCCACCGTCGGGGAGCGCGCGTGGATCGGCGCCGGCAGCTGGGTCGACCGCGACGCGATGATCGGGCACAGCGCCTTCATCGGCGCGAACGTGCACGTCGGACCGGAGGCCATCATCGGCCCCGGTGCGCACATCGGCAGCTACTCGCGGATCGGCGGCTCGGCCGTCGTCGCGACCGGCGCGCGGGTGGACCGCGACACGGTCCTCACCCCGGGCAGCCGCTTCGGAACCGACGACGGCGTCCGCGAGATCGGCCGCCGCGCCGCGTAG
- a CDS encoding NAD(P)/FAD-dependent oxidoreductase has protein sequence MTTPSTDAATDTAAADTFDLIVIGAGPVGENIADRAVQGGLTAAIVESELVGGECSYWACMPSKALLRAPMALRAARDLPGAAQAVTGGVDVAALLAHRDSVTSGFDDHGQVQWLEGAGIELVRGHGRLSGVREVSVTAPDGSVRVLHARSAVAVATGTSAVVPDIPGLRAASPWTSREATSAEIVPGRLVVVGGGVVACEMATAYAGMGSTVTLLARSGLLAPFEPFAGELVGDALRELGVDVRLGGSPASVERRADGTVAVTLEGGDVVEADEILAATGRAPQTRDIGLEVVGLEPGDSLNVDDTMLVLGEDGSPVGSGSPWLYGVGDVNHRALLTHQGKYQARAAGDVIVARSTGGEVKDAPWGAHVATADHEAVPQVVFTDPEVASVGLTAAAAEKAGYRTRVVDYEIGSVAGASLAAVGYTGTARMVVDEDRKVLLGVTFVGKEVGELVHSATIAVVGEVPLSRLWHAVPSYPTISEVWLRLLETYGRDSA, from the coding sequence ATGACCACGCCGAGCACCGACGCCGCCACCGACACCGCGGCCGCCGACACCTTCGATCTGATCGTCATCGGCGCGGGCCCGGTCGGCGAGAACATCGCCGACCGCGCCGTGCAGGGCGGGCTGACCGCCGCGATCGTCGAGAGCGAGCTGGTGGGCGGCGAGTGCTCCTACTGGGCCTGCATGCCGTCCAAGGCGCTGCTGCGCGCGCCGATGGCGCTGCGGGCCGCCCGCGACCTCCCGGGAGCGGCCCAGGCCGTCACCGGCGGCGTCGACGTCGCCGCGCTCCTGGCGCACCGCGACTCCGTCACCAGCGGCTTCGACGACCACGGCCAGGTGCAGTGGCTCGAGGGCGCCGGCATCGAGCTCGTCCGCGGTCACGGCCGCCTCAGCGGCGTCCGCGAGGTCAGCGTCACCGCCCCCGACGGCTCCGTCCGCGTCCTGCACGCCCGGAGCGCGGTCGCCGTCGCGACCGGCACCAGCGCCGTCGTCCCCGACATCCCGGGTCTGCGCGCCGCCTCGCCGTGGACGAGCCGCGAGGCGACCAGCGCCGAGATCGTCCCCGGCCGCCTGGTGGTCGTCGGCGGCGGTGTCGTCGCCTGCGAGATGGCGACCGCCTACGCCGGCATGGGCTCGACCGTGACCCTGCTCGCCCGCAGCGGACTGCTCGCCCCGTTCGAGCCGTTCGCCGGCGAGCTGGTCGGCGACGCCCTCCGCGAGCTCGGCGTCGACGTCCGCCTCGGCGGCTCACCCGCGTCCGTCGAGCGCCGCGCCGACGGCACCGTCGCGGTGACCCTCGAGGGCGGCGACGTCGTCGAGGCCGACGAGATCCTCGCCGCCACCGGCCGCGCCCCGCAGACCCGCGACATCGGCCTCGAGGTCGTCGGCCTCGAGCCGGGCGACTCCCTGAACGTCGACGACACGATGCTGGTGCTCGGCGAGGACGGCTCCCCTGTCGGCTCCGGCTCCCCGTGGCTCTACGGCGTCGGCGACGTCAACCACCGCGCACTTCTCACCCACCAGGGCAAGTACCAGGCGCGCGCCGCCGGAGACGTCATCGTCGCGCGCAGCACCGGCGGCGAGGTGAAGGACGCGCCCTGGGGCGCGCACGTCGCCACGGCCGACCACGAGGCCGTGCCGCAGGTCGTCTTCACCGACCCCGAGGTCGCCTCCGTCGGCCTCACCGCCGCCGCGGCCGAGAAGGCCGGCTACCGCACCCGGGTCGTCGACTACGAGATCGGCTCCGTCGCCGGCGCCTCGCTGGCCGCCGTCGGCTACACGGGCACCGCCCGGATGGTCGTCGACGAGGACCGCAAGGTCCTGCTCGGCGTCACGTTCGTCGGCAAGGAGGTCGGCGAGCTCGTGCACTCCGCGACGATCGCCGTCGTCGGCGAGGTCCCGCTCTCCCGCCTCTGGCACGCCGTCCCCTCCTATCCGACCATCAGCGAGGTCTGGCTGCGCCTGCTCGAGACCTACGGGCGCGACAGCGCGTGA
- a CDS encoding ribonuclease E inhibitor RraB: protein MSEQAPATTSLPTTTAPAARHTSVLEAQRERAAQQLEVRLRYGDQVWELREVDHFAVFSRRSKARRAGRALVASGFEIAISRLRLRLVLVASHHAAVDEEATTAFLRQVIEVVEREGGRYDGWRAEIVPAH, encoded by the coding sequence ATGAGCGAGCAGGCACCCGCGACCACGTCCCTCCCGACCACCACCGCCCCCGCGGCCCGGCACACCTCCGTCCTCGAGGCCCAGCGCGAGCGCGCGGCGCAGCAGCTCGAGGTGCGCCTGCGCTACGGCGACCAGGTCTGGGAGCTGCGCGAGGTCGACCACTTCGCCGTCTTCTCCCGCCGCTCCAAGGCGCGCCGGGCGGGCCGCGCCCTCGTCGCCTCCGGCTTCGAGATCGCGATCTCGCGCCTGCGCCTGCGCCTCGTGCTGGTCGCGAGCCACCACGCCGCGGTGGACGAGGAGGCGACGACCGCCTTCCTCCGCCAGGTGATCGAGGTCGTCGAGCGCGAGGGCGGCCGCTACGACGGCTGGCGGGCCGAGATCGTGCCCGCGCACTGA
- a CDS encoding crotonase/enoyl-CoA hydratase family protein produces the protein MSDDRRRVRTERRGHVLEIVLDRPEKRNAADFRLLGELAAAYGELDRDPELRAGVVLAEGAHFTAGLDLADIGPRLGGDGLDFVPEGGLDPWAIRTRPVAKPVVIGLQGTCLTLGIELALASDVVLAEESTRFGQIEVARGILPFGGASLRFPRAAGWGDAMRWILTGDEFDAREAHRIGLVQEVVPDGTVAEAARALAERIAAQAPLAVQAALASARLAVTSSDAEAAAALPAELARLAASDDARIGMEAFLSRTRAEFTGR, from the coding sequence ATGAGCGACGACCGGCGACGTGTGCGCACCGAGCGGCGCGGGCACGTGCTCGAGATCGTCCTCGACCGGCCCGAGAAGCGCAACGCAGCCGACTTCCGGCTCCTCGGCGAGCTGGCCGCCGCGTACGGCGAGCTCGACCGCGATCCGGAGCTGCGCGCGGGCGTGGTCCTCGCCGAGGGCGCGCACTTCACCGCCGGCCTCGACCTGGCCGACATCGGTCCGCGACTCGGTGGCGACGGCCTCGACTTCGTGCCCGAGGGCGGCCTCGACCCGTGGGCGATCCGCACCCGCCCGGTGGCCAAGCCCGTCGTGATCGGCCTCCAGGGCACCTGCCTCACCCTCGGCATCGAGCTGGCGCTCGCGAGCGACGTCGTCCTCGCCGAGGAGTCGACCCGCTTCGGCCAGATCGAGGTCGCCCGGGGCATCCTGCCCTTCGGCGGCGCGAGCCTCCGCTTCCCGCGGGCCGCGGGCTGGGGCGACGCGATGCGCTGGATCCTCACCGGCGACGAGTTCGACGCCCGCGAGGCGCACCGGATCGGCCTCGTCCAGGAGGTGGTGCCCGACGGCACCGTCGCCGAGGCCGCCCGCGCCCTGGCCGAGCGGATCGCCGCGCAGGCTCCGCTCGCCGTCCAGGCGGCACTCGCGAGCGCACGGCTCGCCGTCACCTCCTCCGACGCCGAGGCGGCCGCCGCCCTGCCCGCCGAGCTGGCCAGACTCGCCGCGTCCGACGACGCGCGGATCGGCATGGAGGCCTTCCTCTCCCGGACGCGAGCGGAGTTCACCGGCCGATGA